The Aeromicrobium tamlense nucleotide sequence CGCTTGTGGCACTGCAGGCACTCGACCAGCGGATCGACGAAGGCGGCGAGGTGGCCGGAGGCCTCCCAGACGGGGGTCGGCAGGATCACCGAGGAGTCGAGGCCGACGACGTCGTCGCGGCCCTGCACCATGGAGCGCCACCACTGGCGCTTGACGTTCTCCTTGAGCTCGACGCCCAGGGGCCCGTAGTCCCACGCGGAGCGGGTGCCGCCGTAGATCTCGCCGCACTGGTAGACGAAGCCGCGGCGCTTGCACAGGCTGATGACGGTGTCGATGACTGATGCCATGGGAAGGAAATCCTGTCCGGCTGGATGTCGGCGGGCCACTGCGCGTCGTCGTGACAACGCGCGCCCGAGGTCAGCGATCCACGATACCCCCGACCGCGAACGAGTCTGCTCGAACCCCTTGACGAGACTTAGTTAGTTTGGTGCACTAACTGCGTGACGACGACCACAGTGAACCGCCGAGCCGTGGGCAAGGTGCGTCCGGCCGACACCCGCCGGCACCACCGCACCCTGCTGCTGCAGCACCTCGTGGACCAGGGCCCCACCACACGGGCCGACCTGGCGCGCGAGACCGGTCTCACCCGCGTGACCGTCTCCGACCTCGTCGCCGAGATGCTCGCCGAGTCGCTCGTCGACGACATCGGCGCCCGCCCCGGCACGCACCTGGGCAAGCCCGCCACCCTCGTGGCGATCTCGGAGAGCGCGCCCGTCATCGTGGCCGTCGACCTCTCCGACGACTCCGGCTTCGACGGCGCTGTCGTCGACCTCCACGGCCGGGTCCTCCTGCGCGAGCAGGCCCCCTTCTCCCGCGGTGCCGACGCCGTCGACGACGTCTCCCGACTCGTCGCCCGCCTCGTCGAGCGCGCTCCACGTCGCGTGCTCGGCATCGGCGTCGGCACCCCGGGCATCATCGACGACGAGGCCGGCGTCGTGCTGCAGGCCCCGAACCTGGCCTGGGACGACGTCCCCCTCGCCGCCACGCTGGGCGAGCGCCACGGACTGCCCGTGTGTGTCGGCAACGACGCCAACATCGCCGCGGTCGCCGAGGGCGCCTTCGGCGACGGCGACGACGCCGGCCTGCTGATGGTCACGATCGGCCAGGGCGTGGGCGGCGGGATCCTCGTCGACGGCCACCCGGTGGCCGGTCCGCTGCGCTCGGCCGGCGAGATCGGCCACATCGTCGTCGATCCCGACGGCGCCGCCTGCGCCTGCGGCAACCGTGGCTGCCTCGAGACGCTGCTCAGCGCGCCCGCGCTGCGCGCCGCCGGCTCAGACGCCGCCCGCAGCCACGTCGGCGACCTCCTCGGCTCGGTCCTGACGCCGATCGTGACGACCCTCGGCATCGCCGACGTCGTCCTGCACGGACCGACCGACCTGCTCGACGGACCCGTGCTGGAGGCAGCACGCGCGGCCGTCGCGCGCCAGAGTCTCCCCTTCGTCGCCCAGCGCATCAGGATCCGCCTGGTCGCCCACGACGAGCTCGTCCTGACCGGGGCGGCGGCGCTGGTGCGCCATCGCGAGCTGGGAGTCGTGTGAGGTGCGCCGCGCCGAACACTCCACCACCACCATTCATGGGAGGCACATCATGAAGCTCCGCAAGTTCGCGGCGAGCGCGGCCGTGGCCGGACTCGCCCTCAGCGCGCTCGCCGCGTGCGGGAGCGGCGACGACGAGGGGTCGTCCGACTCCGGGTCCGACACCATCACGCTCTGGCTCGCCGGCAAGGAGGACACCCCGAAGGAGGCGTCCGACTGGCTCGAGAAGGAGTTCGCCGCCGAGCACGACGGCAAGACCCTCAAGATCGAGCGCATCGACTGGGGCGAGCTGCTGACCCGCCTCAACACCGCGCTGCCGAGCGACAAGTCGCCCGACGTCGTGGAGATCGGCAACACCCAGGCCGCCTCGTTCACCAGCATCGGCGCGTTCACCGACCTCACCGACAAGGCCGACGAGCTCGGCTCGATGGGTCCGGAGTCGTTCGTCGAGGCCGGCACGTGGGACGACAAGCTCTACGCCGTGCCGTACTACTGGGGCTCGCGCTACGTCTTCTACAGCAAGAAGGCCCTCAAGGACGCCGGACTGGAGCCGCCGAAGACACTCGCCGACTTCAGCACCGCCGCCGCGAAGCTGAAGACCGAGGGCGGCGACAAGTACAGCGGCTTCTGGCTGCCCGGCCAGGACTGGCGCAACGGCATCAGCTGGGTCTTCGCGCACGGCGGCGACATCGCCGTCCAGGAGGGCGACCAGTGGGTCGGCAAGCTGTCCTCTGCCGAGTCGGTGAAGGGACTCGAGCAGTGGCAGCAGCTGGCCCAGGACGCCACGACGGCGCCGAAGGACGGCAAGGACGAGGAGGCCTGGACCCCGTTCAACAACGGCGAGGCCGCGATGTTCATGGCGCCCAGCTGGGCCCGCTGGTCGGTGGCCGAGGACAAGGCCGAGGACCTCGGCGCGTTCGCGCTGCCGGGCGTCGACGGCGACGCGGCCCCGGTCTTTGCCGGCGGCTCGAACATCGCCGTGTCGGCCAAGTCGAAGAACCAGGACCTGGCCTTCGACGTGCTCAAGCTGATCTACAGCGACGACTACCAGCAGCTGCTCGCCAAGAACGGCCTCGGCCCGGCGAACGACGAGTTCACGTCCCTCATGGGCGACGACGAGTTCGCCACCGCGGCCGTCGAGGCGGCCAGCAACTCCAAGCTCACGCCGACCTCGCCCAACTGGGCCGCGGTCGAGACGTCGAGCGTGATGGAGGAGTTCTTCGGGGCCATCGCGAGCGGCGAGGACGTCGCCACCGTCGCGAAGGCCACGGACGCCAAGCTCGAGGCCGAGCTCAACAAGTGACGCCTCGACACTGAAGGAGCCGGTGGGGCCCGGTCGATCGGCCGGGCCCCACCGCCTGCCACGAACACACTGCGCAGGGGAGGGAGGGAACGATGAGCACACAGACGATGACCCGTCGGGTCGGACCGTACGCACTGCTGGTGCCGTCGCTGGTGATCCTCGCGATCGCCATGGGATATCCGCTCGTGCGCCAGGTCGTGATGTCGTTCCAGGAGTACGGCCGGGCCCAGCAGTTCGGCCAGCCGGCGCCCTTCGTGGGCCTGGACAACTACGTCGACCTGTTCACCGACGCCCAGATGTGGGCGGTGGTCGGCCGGTCGCTGGCCTTCTGCGCGGTCAACGTGGCCGTCACGATGCTGCTCGGCATCGCGATCGCCCTGCTGCTGCGACGCGTGTCCCGCGGCCCCCGGCTGACGCTCCAGATCGCGATGCTGCTCGCGTGGGCGATGCCGGTGATCGCCGCGATGACCTCGTGGCAGTGGCTCTTCGACACCCGGTACGGCGTCATCAACTGGACACTCGTCAAGCTGGGCTTCGAGTCCTTCGACGGCCACAACTGGCTGACCAACCCGTGGTCGTTCTACTTCGTCGCCACCGTGATCGTCGTGTGGATGAGCGTGCCGTTCGTGATGTTCACCGTCTACGCGGCACTGACCCAGGTGTCGGAGGACGCCCTCGAGGCCGGCGAGCTCGACGGCGCCAGCCCGTGGCAGCGCTTCCGGCACATCGTCTACCCGACGATCCGCCCCGTCCTGACGATCACGCTGCTGCTGCAGGTCGTGTGGGACCTGCGCGTGTTCGCCCAGATCTACTACCTGCAGGGCGTCGGCGGCACCCCGAGCAAGACCCATCTGCTCGGCACGTACATCTACACGCTCGGCATCGGCCAGAGCGACTACGGCATGGCGTCCGCCCTGGCGATGTTCGTGCTGGTGCTGACGCTCGTCCTGACCGCCGGCTACGTCCGCGCCCTGCTGAGGGAGTCCCGATGAGCCGCACCCTGAGCCGACGCCTGTGGGGCGCCCTGGCGATCGTGATCGCGGTCGTGTGGGTGTTCCCCGTCTACTGGATCCTCAACAGCGCGTTCCAGCCGGCCGACCGGCTGCGCTCCCCCGAGCCCGCGTGGTTCCCGCGCGACCTCACCGGCTCGGGCTTCGCCCGAGTCTTCGACGACGCGTTCCTCGACTCGTTCAAGCTCAGCATCACGGTCACGCTGCTCGCCGTCGTCTGCGCCGGACTGTGTGCGTTCCTGGGCGCCGTCGCGATCTCGCGCTTCCGCTTCCGCGGGCGCGTCCAGTTCATCCTCGTCGTGCTGGCAATCCAGATGATCCCGCCCGAGGCGCTGTTCATCAGCCAGTACAAGATGCTCGGCGACGCCGGGCTCTACAACACCGTCGGCGGTCTCGGGCTGCTCTACGTCGCGATGATCCTGCCGTTCACGATCTGGATGCTGCGCGGCTTCGCCGACGGCGTCCCGATCGATCTCGAGGAGGCGGCGATGGTGGACGGCTGCAGCCGCACCCGCGCGTTCTTCACGATCACCTTCCCGCTGCTGGCTCCCGGCCTGGTCGCCGCCAGCGTGTACGGCTTCCTCCAGGCGTGGAACGAGTTCACCCTCGCGGTGGTCGTGATGGATCCGTCCAACCGCACGCTGCCGCTGTGGCTGCGCGGGCTGTCCGACGTCTCGAACGAGGCCATCGACTGGCCCGGCGTCATGGCCGGCGCGACGATGGTCGCCGTCCCGGTGATCGTCTTCTTCATGATCGTGCAGGGCCGGATGACGTCCGGCCTCGTCTCGGGGGCGGTGAAGGGATGAGCGGCTCCGTGCGCGCCGACGCCCACGGCGTGATGCTGGCGGCCTTCCACGGGCCCGACGTGCCCGCGTGGCTCGGTCCGGCGTTCGAGGGCGGCCTGGCGGGGATCTGCCTCTACGGGGACAACCTGCCGGCCGACGGCGACGTCCGGCCGGTCGCGCGCGCCGTCGCGGCGCTCGATCCGACGCGGGTCCTGGCGCTCGACGAGGAGGGTGGCGACGTCACGCGGCTGCACATGGCCGACGGCAGCCCCCACCCGGGCAACGCGGCGCTCGGCGTCGTGGACGACGTCCAGCTCACGCGCACGATCGCCGCCGGCATCGGGGCGGAGCTCCGCGAGGCGGGCGTGTGGCTCGACCTCGCGCCGTGCGCCGACGCGAACAGCAACCCGGCCAACCCCGTCATCGGGACGCGCAGCTTCGGCGCCGACCCGGGCCTCGTGGCCCGCCACGTCGCCGCGTTCGTCGAGGGCCTCGCCTCGGTGGGCGTCGCGGCCAGCGTGAAGCACTTCCCCGGCCACGGCGACACGAGCGCCGACTCCCACCTCACGCTCCCCCGCGTCGACGCGTCCGCCGAGGTCCTGCACGAGCGTGAGCTGGTGCCGTTCCGCGCGGCGATCGCCGCGGGTGCCGCCTCGATCATGACCTCGCACGTCGTGCTGGCCGCGTTCGACCCGGACCGACCCGCCACGCTGAGCTCGGCTGTCCTCACCGGACTGCTGCGCGAGGAACTCGGCTACGACGGCGTGATCGTCAGCGATGCCCTCGACATGGCGGGCGCGAGCGGCACGCTGGGACTCGGTGGCGCCGCGGTCGCGTCCTTGGCGGCCGGTGCCGACCTGCTGTGCCTCGGACCGGAGGCGTCCGCGGAGCCCCGTGCGCTCGCGGAGGCCGTCGACGCGGTCGTCGCCGCCGTCGAGTCCGGAACGCTGGACCGCGGGAGACTCCGCGACGCGGCCGCCCGGGTCGAGCGGCTGCGCGCCACGTGGTCGGAGCGGCCTCCCGTCGAGGCGGGCGCCGTCGAGGCCGGTCGCGTGGCCGCCGAGAAGGTCGCGTCCGAGGTCGTGTCGCGGCTCGGCGTGGCTCCCCTGCACGGCCGCGCCACCGTGGTGCGCATCGACACCGGCACCAACCCGGCGGTCGGCTGGACCGACTGGGGCCGCCTCGACGTGGACGCCGAGGTGGTCGACCTGACCGCGCGCGACCTCGACGGTGTCGGGCCCTTCGGCGGCGAGGTCCTCGTGGTCACCCGTCGCGCCACGGCTCATCCCGACGTCTGGGCGTGGGTAGCGCAGCAGCTCGAGGCGAACCCCCAGGCCCGTCTCGTCGAGCTGGCGTGGCCCGACCCGCGACTGGCCGGACGCCCCGACGTCGTGTGCACGATGGGCTCGTCCGCCGCCCTGCTGGCCGCCCTGTCGCGGGCGCTGAGGGGTGAGGTCTCGTGACCCCGATCCTCGTGGGCCTCGACATCGGCGGCACGTCCGTCAAGGCCGTGGCGGTCTCCCCCGGCGACCCCACCGGGCCCGCCCTGGCCGAGGTGCGTCACCGCACCGAGCCCGGCGAGTCGGGCATCCGCGCCGGGATCACCGCCGCCGTGCACTCCCTCGCGGCCGAGGTCGGACCCGACGCCGAGGTGGCCGGCATCGGCGTCGGCATCCCGGGGTTCGTCAGCCGGGGCGCCGTCTCGCACGCCGTGAACCTCGGCCTCGGCGCCGAGCCGCTCGACCTGCTCCCGACCCTGCGCTCGCTCACGTCCGGCCCGGTGGGGGTCGAGAACGACGTCAACACCGCCGCGCTCGGCGCGGGCGGCTGGGTGGCGCGGCACGACCCCGGCGTCGACGACTACGCCTTGCTGAACATCGGCACCGGCCTGGCCGCGGGACTCGTCCTCGACGGCCGGCTACGCGCCGGTGCCACCGGGATGGCCGGCGAGATCGGCCACCTGGTCTTCGACCGCAGCGGTCCGACCTGCCCGTGCGGCCAGACGGGCTGTCTCGAGCTCTACGCCTCCGGCAGCGGGATGCGGCGCACGTGGAGTGGCACCGCGCGCCAGCTCCTCGACGCCGCGGCGGCGGGCGACCCCGTCGCCGTCCGCACGGCCGCCGACCTCACCGCCGGCATCGCGCACGCGATCACGCTGCTGGCCTACGCGCCTGACGTCGCCCTGATCCTCGTCACGGGTGGGGTCGTCTCGCGCAACCCCGCGCTGCGCCGGGCCGTGACTGCCCGACTCGACCACGACGACCACACGGTGGTCGGCCGCGCCGTCCCGGTCGGCGACCGCGTGCGCTGGCTGCCCGAGGACGTCGCCGTCGGCACCCGCGGCGCCGCCCTCCTCGTCGCCGAGGGGGTGCGGGTCTGATGGAGGTCGTCATCACGTCCAGCCCGGGCGAGGTCGCGGCGGACGCGATCTCCGGGCACGTGCACCCCGGCGCGGTGCTGGGGCTGGCCACGGGCTCGTCGCCGCTGCCGGTCTACGAGGAGCTGCTGCGCCGGCGCGACGCGGGCACCCTGTCGTTCGACGGCGTGCGTGCGTTCACCCTGGACGAGTACCTCGGCCTGCCGCGGTCGCACCCGCAGAGCTACCACTCGGTGATCCGCCGCGACTTCACCGACCGCGCGGGGATCGAGGTCGACGGACCCGACGGCGAGGCCAAGGACGTCCCCGCCGAGGCGGCACGGTACGAGGCCGCCATCGCGGCCGCCGGCGGCATCGACGTCCAGCTGCTCGGCATCGGCACGGACGGCCACATCGGCTTCAACGAGCCCGGCTCGTCGCTCGCGTCGCGCACCCGCACCAAGACACTCACGCCGCAGACCCGGCAGGACAACGCGCGCTTCTTCGACTCGGTCGAGGAGGTGCCAGTCCACGTGCTGACGCAGGGCCTCGGCACGATCCTCGACGCGCGCCACGTCGTCCTCGTGGCGACCGGAGCGACCAAGGCAGCAGCCGTCGCGGCCGCGGTGGAGGGCCCCGTGAGCGCGTTCTGCCCCGCCTCGGTGCTCCAGCTGCACCCGCACGTGACGTTCGTCGTCGACCCCGACGCGGCGTCCGAGCTGCGGCTCCTCGACTACTACCGCTTCACGGTCGCCCACAAGCCGGACTGGCAGCCGTGGTGACCATGACCCCGACGAAGGGAGCAGCACCGTGGCATCGGTGACGTTCGACCAGGCGACCCGCATCTTCGACGGCCAGGAGCGGCCGACCGTGGACGCGATGGACCTGGCCATCGAGGACGGCGAGTTCCTCGTGCTGGTCGGTCCGTCCGGCTGCGGCAAGTCCACGACCCTGCGCATGCTCGCGGGACTCGAGGACGTCGACTCCGGTCGCGTCCTCATCGGCGACCGCGACGTCACGCGGTTGGCGCCGAAGGACCGGGACATCGCGATGGTGTTCCAGAACTACGCGCTGTACCCGCACATGACCGTGGCCGAGAACATGGGCTTCGCGCTGAAGATCGCGGGCATCCCGAAGGCCGAGGTGCGCACCCGGGTGGAGGAGGCGGCCACGATCCTCGACCTCGTGCCCTACCTCGACCGCAAGCCCAAGGCGCTCTCCGGTGGCCAGCGGCAGCGCGTGGCGATGGGCCGCGCCATCGTCCGCTCGCCGCAGGTCTTCCTGATGGACGAGCCGCTGTCGAACCTCGACGCCAAGCTGCGCGTGCAGACCCGCACCCAGATCGCCGCGCTCCAGCGCCGGCTCGGCACGACGACGGTCTACGTCACCCACGACCAGGTCGAGGCCATGACGATGGGCGATCGCGTCGCGGTCATGGAGGCCGGCGTCCTGCAGCAGGTGGCGACGCCGCGCGAGATCTACGACCACCCAGCCAACGTCTTCGTCGCCGGCTTCCTCGGCTCCCCCGCGATGAACCTGCTCGACCTGCCCGTCGTCGATGGCGGCGTGCGGCTCGGCGACGCCGTGGTGCCGATCGAGCGGTCGGTCCTCGCGCAGGCCGGGCCCGTCGTCACCATCGGCGTGCGGCCCGAGAACCTCGGCATCAGCGAGCAGGGGCTGCCGATCACCGTCTCGGTCGTCGAGGAGACCGGCGCCGACGCGTACCTCTACGGGCACACCGAGAGCCTCACGGACAACCTCGTCGCGCGCACCGACTGGCGCAACCCGCCCGAGAAGGGCAGCGAGATCCGGCTGTCCCCGCTGGACCTCTCGCAGGTGCACGTGTTCGACCCGACCACGGGGGGCCGGCTCTGATTTGACAACCGTTCTCACTCTTCTTGAGAATGGTTGTCATGAAGCTGCTTGCCGGTGCCGCCTGCACCGCCCTCCTCGCCGGAACCCTCGTCGCGTGCGCCGGGTCGGGTGACGACGACGGTCGCACCTCGGTCGTCGCGTCGTTCTACCCCGCCGCGTTCCTCGCCGAGCGCATCGGCGGCGAGAGCGTCTCCGTCGAGACCCTGACCTCCCCCGGCGCCGAGGCCCACGACCTCGAGCTCACCGCCAAGCAGGTGGTCGACGTCAACGAGGCCGACGTCGTCGTCTACCTCACCCACTTCCAGGAGGCCGTCGACCACGCCGTCGAGGACGCCGACCGCGACTCGGCCACCACGGTCGACCTGGCCGCCGGCGTCGAGGAGATCGCCGACGAGGAAGGTCACGACCACGACCACGACGAGGACCACGAGGGGCACGACCACGACCACGGCGGCATCGATCCGCACGTGTGGCTCGACCCGGCGAACATGGTGACCGCCGCCGAGGGCGTGCGCGACGCGCTGGTCGAGGCCGACCCCGACCAGGCCTCCACCTTCGAGACGAACGCCGATGAGCTGATCGCCGAGCTCGAGGCGCTCGACGCCGACTTCACGAAGGGCCTCGCCTCGTGCGAGCGCACCGAGTTCGTCACGTCGCACGCGGCGTTCGGCCACCTCGCCCACGCGTACGACCTCACGCAGGTGCCGATCAGCGGCATCGACCCGCAGTCCGAGCCC carries:
- a CDS encoding ROK family transcriptional regulator, producing MTTTTVNRRAVGKVRPADTRRHHRTLLLQHLVDQGPTTRADLARETGLTRVTVSDLVAEMLAESLVDDIGARPGTHLGKPATLVAISESAPVIVAVDLSDDSGFDGAVVDLHGRVLLREQAPFSRGADAVDDVSRLVARLVERAPRRVLGIGVGTPGIIDDEAGVVLQAPNLAWDDVPLAATLGERHGLPVCVGNDANIAAVAEGAFGDGDDAGLLMVTIGQGVGGGILVDGHPVAGPLRSAGEIGHIVVDPDGAACACGNRGCLETLLSAPALRAAGSDAARSHVGDLLGSVLTPIVTTLGIADVVLHGPTDLLDGPVLEAARAAVARQSLPFVAQRIRIRLVAHDELVLTGAAALVRHRELGVV
- a CDS encoding extracellular solute-binding protein — translated: MKLRKFAASAAVAGLALSALAACGSGDDEGSSDSGSDTITLWLAGKEDTPKEASDWLEKEFAAEHDGKTLKIERIDWGELLTRLNTALPSDKSPDVVEIGNTQAASFTSIGAFTDLTDKADELGSMGPESFVEAGTWDDKLYAVPYYWGSRYVFYSKKALKDAGLEPPKTLADFSTAAAKLKTEGGDKYSGFWLPGQDWRNGISWVFAHGGDIAVQEGDQWVGKLSSAESVKGLEQWQQLAQDATTAPKDGKDEEAWTPFNNGEAAMFMAPSWARWSVAEDKAEDLGAFALPGVDGDAAPVFAGGSNIAVSAKSKNQDLAFDVLKLIYSDDYQQLLAKNGLGPANDEFTSLMGDDEFATAAVEAASNSKLTPTSPNWAAVETSSVMEEFFGAIASGEDVATVAKATDAKLEAELNK
- a CDS encoding carbohydrate ABC transporter permease, whose amino-acid sequence is MSTQTMTRRVGPYALLVPSLVILAIAMGYPLVRQVVMSFQEYGRAQQFGQPAPFVGLDNYVDLFTDAQMWAVVGRSLAFCAVNVAVTMLLGIAIALLLRRVSRGPRLTLQIAMLLAWAMPVIAAMTSWQWLFDTRYGVINWTLVKLGFESFDGHNWLTNPWSFYFVATVIVVWMSVPFVMFTVYAALTQVSEDALEAGELDGASPWQRFRHIVYPTIRPVLTITLLLQVVWDLRVFAQIYYLQGVGGTPSKTHLLGTYIYTLGIGQSDYGMASALAMFVLVLTLVLTAGYVRALLRESR
- a CDS encoding carbohydrate ABC transporter permease — translated: MSRTLSRRLWGALAIVIAVVWVFPVYWILNSAFQPADRLRSPEPAWFPRDLTGSGFARVFDDAFLDSFKLSITVTLLAVVCAGLCAFLGAVAISRFRFRGRVQFILVVLAIQMIPPEALFISQYKMLGDAGLYNTVGGLGLLYVAMILPFTIWMLRGFADGVPIDLEEAAMVDGCSRTRAFFTITFPLLAPGLVAASVYGFLQAWNEFTLAVVVMDPSNRTLPLWLRGLSDVSNEAIDWPGVMAGATMVAVPVIVFFMIVQGRMTSGLVSGAVKG
- a CDS encoding glycoside hydrolase family 3 protein: MSGSVRADAHGVMLAAFHGPDVPAWLGPAFEGGLAGICLYGDNLPADGDVRPVARAVAALDPTRVLALDEEGGDVTRLHMADGSPHPGNAALGVVDDVQLTRTIAAGIGAELREAGVWLDLAPCADANSNPANPVIGTRSFGADPGLVARHVAAFVEGLASVGVAASVKHFPGHGDTSADSHLTLPRVDASAEVLHERELVPFRAAIAAGAASIMTSHVVLAAFDPDRPATLSSAVLTGLLREELGYDGVIVSDALDMAGASGTLGLGGAAVASLAAGADLLCLGPEASAEPRALAEAVDAVVAAVESGTLDRGRLRDAAARVERLRATWSERPPVEAGAVEAGRVAAEKVASEVVSRLGVAPLHGRATVVRIDTGTNPAVGWTDWGRLDVDAEVVDLTARDLDGVGPFGGEVLVVTRRATAHPDVWAWVAQQLEANPQARLVELAWPDPRLAGRPDVVCTMGSSAALLAALSRALRGEVS
- a CDS encoding ROK family protein, with protein sequence MTPILVGLDIGGTSVKAVAVSPGDPTGPALAEVRHRTEPGESGIRAGITAAVHSLAAEVGPDAEVAGIGVGIPGFVSRGAVSHAVNLGLGAEPLDLLPTLRSLTSGPVGVENDVNTAALGAGGWVARHDPGVDDYALLNIGTGLAAGLVLDGRLRAGATGMAGEIGHLVFDRSGPTCPCGQTGCLELYASGSGMRRTWSGTARQLLDAAAAGDPVAVRTAADLTAGIAHAITLLAYAPDVALILVTGGVVSRNPALRRAVTARLDHDDHTVVGRAVPVGDRVRWLPEDVAVGTRGAALLVAEGVRV
- the nagB gene encoding glucosamine-6-phosphate deaminase; this encodes MEVVITSSPGEVAADAISGHVHPGAVLGLATGSSPLPVYEELLRRRDAGTLSFDGVRAFTLDEYLGLPRSHPQSYHSVIRRDFTDRAGIEVDGPDGEAKDVPAEAARYEAAIAAAGGIDVQLLGIGTDGHIGFNEPGSSLASRTRTKTLTPQTRQDNARFFDSVEEVPVHVLTQGLGTILDARHVVLVATGATKAAAVAAAVEGPVSAFCPASVLQLHPHVTFVVDPDAASELRLLDYYRFTVAHKPDWQPW
- a CDS encoding ABC transporter ATP-binding protein, with protein sequence MASVTFDQATRIFDGQERPTVDAMDLAIEDGEFLVLVGPSGCGKSTTLRMLAGLEDVDSGRVLIGDRDVTRLAPKDRDIAMVFQNYALYPHMTVAENMGFALKIAGIPKAEVRTRVEEAATILDLVPYLDRKPKALSGGQRQRVAMGRAIVRSPQVFLMDEPLSNLDAKLRVQTRTQIAALQRRLGTTTVYVTHDQVEAMTMGDRVAVMEAGVLQQVATPREIYDHPANVFVAGFLGSPAMNLLDLPVVDGGVRLGDAVVPIERSVLAQAGPVVTIGVRPENLGISEQGLPITVSVVEETGADAYLYGHTESLTDNLVARTDWRNPPEKGSEIRLSPLDLSQVHVFDPTTGGRL
- a CDS encoding metal ABC transporter substrate-binding protein; amino-acid sequence: MKLLAGAACTALLAGTLVACAGSGDDDGRTSVVASFYPAAFLAERIGGESVSVETLTSPGAEAHDLELTAKQVVDVNEADVVVYLTHFQEAVDHAVEDADRDSATTVDLAAGVEEIADEEGHDHDHDEDHEGHDHDHGGIDPHVWLDPANMVTAAEGVRDALVEADPDQASTFETNADELIAELEALDADFTKGLASCERTEFVTSHAAFGHLAHAYDLTQVPISGIDPQSEPTTAALAEITEQVKEHGLTTVFTERLASSALAETVARETGAATAVLDPIEGLSDETADEDYVSLMRQNLEALVKANGCQ